One region of Juglans regia cultivar Chandler chromosome 4, Walnut 2.0, whole genome shotgun sequence genomic DNA includes:
- the LOC109019003 gene encoding probable E3 ubiquitin-protein ligase RHC1A — MSSGRNTHWCYRCRQPVRLRGRDAVCDSCNGGFIQELDDMVHINPFDFLGLDIDEDHDRRSGLMEAFSAVMRHRLVDRSHSHDIRGFRARSDSVPEHAPGVGPLLVFGRQIPFRLSGNGGLEALLNGTPGIGLAWGNAGDYFVGPGLEELFEQLSANDQRGPLPASRSSINAMPTIKIAQRHLGSDSHCPVCKDKFELGSEARQMPCNHIYHSDCIVPWLIQHNSCPVCRQELPPQGMNSGRSTNNRSRSSTYVSNAEGRENNRNDQGRRNPFSYLWPFRTSNSSSNHNGTAGSSSPTIRDNNQQLGYSG; from the coding sequence ATGTCAAGTGGAAGAAACACCCATTGGTGTTACCGGTGCAGGCAACCAGTTCGACTGCGAGGACGAGATGCAGTGTGCGACAGCTGTAATGGAGGATTTATTCAAGAACTTGATGATATGGTGCACATCAACCCATTTGATTTCCTTGGACTGGATATTGATGAAGATCATGACAGGAGGTCAGGACTTATGGAAGCTTTCTCAGCTGTTATGAGGCATCGATTGGTAGACAGGAGCCATAGCCATGACATCAGAGGCTTCAGAGCTAGATCAGATTCAGTTCCGGAACATGCTCCTGGTGTGGGTCCTTTGCTGGTTTTTGGTCGTCAAATTCCTTTTAGATTGTCCGGAAATGGTGGGCTTGAAGCTCTTTTAAATGGGACTCCCGGGATTGGTCTTGCATGGGGTAATGCAGGTGATTATTTTGTAGGCCCTGGACTGGAAGAGCTGTTTGAACAGCTTTCAGCTAATGATCAGAGAGGTCCTCTCCCGGCATCTAGATCTTCAATCAATGCGATGCCAACTATTAAGATCGCACAGAGGCATCTTGGTTCCGATTCGCACTGTCCTGTATGCAAAGATAAATTCGAGCTAGGGTCTGAAGCAAGGCAAATGCCATGTAATCATATATATCACTCAGACTGTATTGTCCCATGGCTAATCCAGCACAATTCATGCCCTGTATGCCGCCAAGAGCTGCCACCACAAGGAATGAATAGTGGCCGTAGTACAAATAATCGAAGTAGAAGCAGCACTTATGTTAGTAATGCTGAGGGAAGGGAGAATAATAGGAATGATCAAGGAAGAAGGAATCCATTCTCTTATCTGTGGCCATTCCGCACATCTAATTCGAGCTCAAACCATAATGGAACTGCTGGAAGCAGCTCTCCAACTATTCGTGACAACAACCAGCAGCTGGGTTATTCTGGGTAG